A single genomic interval of Nonomuraea rubra harbors:
- a CDS encoding LysR family transcriptional regulator — protein MSDPGFTLVQLRYFAAAAELGSMTSAARELMVSQSAVSTAVAQLERELGVQLLLRHHARGLSLTAAGAEFLRELRGYLAHTEELAETARSAGQVLIGRLTIGCFATLGPFELPRLLSACERDHPEIQVSVIEAEHATLKQALRAGRCELALMYGYDLDDDIESVRMGTAPAYVLVAKDHPLARRKKVRLDDLAGEPMVLLDLPHSRDYFEHLVESAGFTPDVRHRTTGFETVRALVANGLGWSVLNQKPASPTTYDGKEVVELEILDPLEPLDVVLASMRGVRLTRRAQAFIRSARHARAR, from the coding sequence ATGAGCGACCCCGGTTTCACGCTGGTGCAGTTGCGCTACTTCGCGGCGGCGGCCGAGCTGGGCAGCATGACCAGCGCGGCGCGCGAGCTGATGGTGTCCCAGTCCGCGGTCTCCACGGCGGTGGCGCAGCTGGAGAGGGAGCTCGGCGTGCAGCTGCTGCTGCGGCACCACGCCCGCGGGCTCAGCCTGACCGCGGCGGGCGCGGAGTTCCTGCGCGAGCTGCGCGGCTACCTCGCGCACACCGAGGAGCTGGCCGAGACCGCCCGGTCGGCCGGCCAGGTCCTGATCGGCCGGCTGACCATCGGCTGCTTCGCCACGCTCGGGCCGTTCGAGCTGCCGCGGCTGCTGAGCGCGTGCGAGCGCGACCACCCCGAGATCCAGGTGTCGGTCATCGAGGCCGAGCACGCCACGCTCAAGCAGGCGCTGCGCGCCGGCCGCTGCGAGCTCGCGCTGATGTACGGCTACGACCTCGACGACGACATCGAGTCGGTGCGCATGGGTACGGCTCCGGCGTACGTGCTGGTCGCCAAGGACCACCCGCTCGCCCGCCGCAAGAAGGTGCGGCTGGACGACCTCGCCGGGGAGCCGATGGTGCTGCTCGACCTGCCGCACAGCCGGGACTACTTCGAGCATCTCGTCGAGTCGGCCGGGTTCACGCCGGACGTGCGCCACCGCACCACCGGGTTCGAGACGGTCCGGGCACTGGTGGCCAACGGCCTCGGCTGGTCGGTGCTCAACCAGAAGCCCGCCTCGCCCACGACGTACGACGGCAAGGAGGTCGTCGAGCTGGAGATCCTCGATCCGCTGGAGCCGCTGGACGTCGTCCTGGCCTCGATGAGAGGCGTGCGCCTGACCCGGCGCGCCCAGGCGTTCATCAGGTCCGCGAGGCACGCCCGCGCCCGCTGA
- a CDS encoding TetR/AcrR family transcriptional regulator: MARPRNQTERRRQLVEAAARVIAERGLAGLRIRDVAEAAGLSPGSVSYYFPDLDDLLLDVHHHAVDRYYWLRMRVVERCEDPRDKLLGLVEQGVPDDAADEMGLVLYELHLSASRDKAHAVLMSGLYDREVSLYATVLAFGVSGGVFAPIGDLRGVAMNAVALEDAYGLHIVGRNPAVAPQEARRLVRAYLSVVTGCDLEAWHAERPGPGRAERQA, translated from the coding sequence ATGGCACGTCCACGCAACCAGACCGAACGCCGCCGCCAGCTCGTGGAGGCCGCGGCCCGGGTCATCGCCGAGCGGGGGCTGGCGGGCCTGCGGATCAGGGACGTCGCCGAGGCGGCGGGCCTCTCGCCGGGCTCGGTGTCCTACTACTTCCCCGATCTGGACGATCTGCTGCTCGACGTGCACCACCACGCCGTCGATCGTTACTACTGGCTGCGGATGCGGGTGGTCGAGAGGTGCGAGGACCCGCGTGACAAGCTCCTCGGCCTGGTCGAGCAGGGAGTCCCCGACGACGCCGCGGACGAGATGGGGCTCGTGCTCTACGAGCTGCACCTCAGCGCCTCCCGCGACAAGGCGCACGCCGTGCTGATGTCGGGCCTCTACGACCGCGAGGTCTCGCTCTACGCGACCGTCCTCGCGTTCGGCGTCAGCGGCGGCGTCTTCGCCCCGATCGGCGACCTGCGCGGCGTCGCGATGAACGCGGTGGCCCTGGAGGACGCCTACGGCCTGCACATCGTCGGGCGCAACCCCGCGGTGGCGCCGCAGGAGGCCAGACGGCTCGTGCGCGCCTACCTGTCGGTCGTGACAGGCTGCGACCTCGAAGCGTGGCACGCGGAGCGGCCCGGGCCAGGAAGGGCGGAGAGGCAGGCATGA